In the genome of Lentimicrobium sp. L6, the window TGAGGATTATTCAATACTAGAGTCTGACCTGCCCAAAGTTCGCTTTAAGGAGGCTTCAATGCCCCAAAAGAAACACCATATTGCTGAGGATGATCTGGCGGTCATTATATACACATCGGGGACAACTGGAAAATCAAAAGGGGTTATGCTCACCCACAAGAATATTGTTTCCAATGCCGTTTCCAGCGGAGGGATTCAGGAAATTAATCCCTTCGACCGTTTTTTATCTGTCCTTCCTCTTTCACATACTTACGAAAATACAATTGGCTTCATCCTTCCGATTCTTAGGGGAGCCTGTGTTTATTATATAACCAGACCACCAACCCCAGCAGTATTACTTCCGGCACTCAAAGAGGTACGCCCAACGTTGATGCTGACCGTGCCTTTGATTATCGAAAAAATATATAAGAACAAGGTTCTACCTACTTTCAATAAAAACAAGCTGACAAGAGCATTATATGCTATGCCTTTCTTACGAAAGAAAATGAACCTATTGGCCGGCAAAAAACTGATGCAAACCTTTGGTGGCGAACTGAAATTTTTTGGAATTGGTGGTGCGAAACTCGATAAGACAGTAGAGACCTTTTTGCGAGAGGCTAGATTCCCATACGCAATTGGTTACGGACTCACTGAAACATCTCCCTTGCTTGCCGGTGCAAACCCAAAACATACAAAGCTGCAGTCTACAGGACCCAAACTCGAAGGAGTAAGCCTCAAAATCAATAATCCAGGGAAACTCACTGGCGAAGGTGAAATTTGGGCAAAAGGCCCTAATATAATGAAAGGCTATTATAAAGAACCAGAATTGACCAAGGAAGTTTTAAGCGAAGATGGCTGGTTTAAAACAGGTGACTTGGGTATCATTGATAAAACCAACCACCTCTATATTCGTGGACGTAGCAAAAATGTGATTATTGGACCTGGAGGTGAAAACATATTTCCTGAAGACATCGAGTCTATTATCAATAATTTCAAACATGTAGCCGAATCCCTTGTCATTCAGCAAAAAGGTAAATTGGTCGCCATGGTACATTTCAACCGCGAGGAGATTGAAGAAAAGTACAAAAATGTGAGAGAAGAAATTGAAGCTAAGTTTGAAGACTTAAGCAAAGAATTGCAAGAGTACGTAAATGCCAGGGTAAATAAATTTTCTAAAATCCAAATCGTCGAGCCACACGAAGAGGAATTTATAAAAACGGCCACCCAAAAGATCAAACGATTTTTATACCAAGGAGTACCTGCATAGGGTTAGCTATTTACCTTAGGTTCGATTCTTAAATAATGGCCACAGAAAACCAAAAAAACCATATCATACTAATTGTATGATATGGTTTTTATCTTTTTCTAAACTCCTACAGGCTATTTGTTTTCAACATCCATAGGCTCTTGAATATCCGAAACAGCTGAATCAGTATGCTTTGTCGACTTAACAAGGTTTCGGAATACAATATACAGTCTTTCTGTATTTTCCCAATCAACGCCAGTGAAATTGATAATATTTCCATTATCCCAAACCCATCTACCTTCAAATGTAGTCACATAGTTTTGAATTTGGTTGCGCTCTACGCTATACATAACTGTAGTGTTATCATAGGGTAGATGAACCGGATAATTATCAAATCCAAGTTTATAAGTAAAATTATGTGCGACTTCATA includes:
- a CDS encoding AMP-binding protein; protein product: MHDLPVLTLPALLQQSVKRFTDRPALAFVGKDSISYRQFDKKRLAVNSLLEKLKIQPGDRVALLSSNMPNWGITYFAIASMGAVVVPILPDFSEHEIDNILSHSESKAIFFSNGLKAKISKFQKETLLHRILIEDYSILESDLPKVRFKEASMPQKKHHIAEDDLAVIIYTSGTTGKSKGVMLTHKNIVSNAVSSGGIQEINPFDRFLSVLPLSHTYENTIGFILPILRGACVYYITRPPTPAVLLPALKEVRPTLMLTVPLIIEKIYKNKVLPTFNKNKLTRALYAMPFLRKKMNLLAGKKLMQTFGGELKFFGIGGAKLDKTVETFLREARFPYAIGYGLTETSPLLAGANPKHTKLQSTGPKLEGVSLKINNPGKLTGEGEIWAKGPNIMKGYYKEPELTKEVLSEDGWFKTGDLGIIDKTNHLYIRGRSKNVIIGPGGENIFPEDIESIINNFKHVAESLVIQQKGKLVAMVHFNREEIEEKYKNVREEIEAKFEDLSKELQEYVNARVNKFSKIQIVEPHEEEFIKTATQKIKRFLYQGVPA